agaaaaaaacaacaacaaaaaagatttTATATGGCACTTTTCAATAGCAAGAATCTGGTTCAAAGCAAAAAATGTAAAGGATTAAAAAGGATAAACAAGAACTAAACATTGCAAATCCACTTCAGAAATATTGACACAGCCTGCTTTTAATTTAGTATGGCTTATAACAGATTCAGCATGCTAGACTGGGATAGTGACTTCTACATCTTTTGACAGGACCAAAATCACAGCTGACTAGACTTTGAGAGACTGTGACTGTTCATTAGACTGTGAAATTCTGCAACTTTCTCCTTGAGTTGGCTGAGACTAtgactaataaaacaatacattgaaGATAgataaacacacagagggaTTTCAAGTTCTAATTTTTCAGGATCACAATCCTAGATGTTTTATAAGTATCGATCATCTGCCTTAGAGgactataaaaacaaatgttgtccATAAGTTCTATTGAGTATTGAGGTCTTAGGTGAAACTTAAAACAATCTTGTGATTCCCAGTAACTAGAGTTTGGCACCTCTGCAAGAAACTATGGCGGTAGCAGAGCATTTAATGCAGTGGGAAAGGTGTCCCAGATGTAAAGTGATATCAGCTACTTCTGCCAAGAAACGCatcaaatataaataacaattatGGTTCATGTCATTTGGTGGTCATATTAGGTATTCATTTTGAGAAGGAAGTATGGAGTTAGATCCGATGCTTCATACATATTAATTGTTTTGCTATTGCAGTTCATGAATGTACTATCAAAACATCACAATAAAAGGATCTACTGCTTACCTGATTATACAGATAAAGTGCTGTGGCTGGTGTCTTTGCAAGCATGGCACTGAGTTATGGAAATACGACTATGAAGAGAAGTACTAGGTCTTAAGTGCCAGGCTTTCAGTTAAGAGCATTTGTTCTCTTTCTAGGCGAGCGTCCCTTTGTGTGTCTAATCTGCCTGTCTGCTTTTACAACGAAGGCCAACTGTGAACGCCATTTGAAGGTCCACACAGATACACTCAACGGTGAGTTACTGTAAAGATCAATTTGCTGCGCCAAGTCGCACACACACTAAATGAATCCACTTTGCTTTGCTCATGTCAAAGAACCTCTGGGTGTAGAAACTATAGAGCAACTCATTGATTCGTTTTATTGGCTGCTGGCAGTCCATTAGTCACTCAAACCAACCATCACCTTCACACGCAGTTATCATAAAGCCTGTAGAGAACTAAACCATCCATGCTGATGAATtatgaaaacaaggcaaaacatGAGCTATGGATGTGGCTAAGAAGTGCCTCTGTGGAGAATAAAGCGGTGCAGAAAAAGTAATGAAATAGGAAGCTATTTGAATTACACCTTACATGCAGTGTATTAACTGAAAACAACCACAAATGAGCTGTGAATGCTATGGCCTCTGAGTTGGGTTAGTGTGTAGTAGTTCTCAATTTGACTACTGCCACTAAAGAGATAAATAAGTGAAACAGTTTaccattttctatttttgttgttgtttgtatgCGTACCACCACATAGGCCTATATCCTTTTCCATAGGTTGGAATCCTGTATGACATGGAGTCCACATGTTTTGTCAAACCTTTTCATGAGCActttgaatattttaaactgtattcAGATCTAAGCGTATGCAGAACTGAGCCAAAAGTGCAAGACTGACAGATAAATGCTATCAGATGGATGACTTAAGTATGGGAAGAATATTATTTGTGGTGCATTGTTATATTTCAGTATACTCAGCCTGCTATTACTCACATATAGCAAGTGCTGTCTGTGTATTTTGTTCAAAAGCTCATCTTCATTATCTCCGATCCCGCTAATGCCGGGGTTGTATTTACAGCAGGGACAAGAGATTACACTAGATGTATGTCGTCTCccttgggggaaaaaataataaatagattCAAAAGTATGAGCTTGTTGCAGTGCAATGGTAAGAGCATATTGTCTGCTGCATTCCCATTGGGTAATCTCAATCACTTATACCTTTCTCTCGGTTCTGCAGGTATCTGTCACGGCTGTGGATTCATCTCCACCACTCGGGATATTCTCTACAGTCACCTGGTCACCAATCACATGGTCTGTCAGCCGGGCTCCAAAAGTGAAGTGTGCTCACCTGGGCCTGGCCTTCCAGTCTTACCGCTAGCAACAGGTATGCAACACCTTCTACAtcaaccaaaatacacaggGCTATACACTGAGGTctaatattatttatgtaagtAAGCAAGTGGGCTACTTCATGAGCCGTTTTCCCTTAACCCGAATAAGGCTCTTTTTCAATGCTCATATTGAGGGTGTCCAAATGTACATTTCCATGTGGGTTATGAGGGTAAACAGCTCtgtactgtaaaacaaaaatgggaAAAAATCATGCAACAGTATCGTAAAACTAGATCTCTTGTTTACTAAGATTTGTGGGGGTGGTACCTTCAGTCTGAAATAAATCCATTCTTCTGTTTTAGGCCTGAATCCCTCAGAAACTGGAGCAGAAATGAAGTGCCAGATGTGTGCATTTTTGGCAGATTCCCCAACTAGCCTTCAACAGCACATGCTGACCCATACTGAGGGGAAAGTGAAGGGTGAGCATAGCCCCGCCCCCTTGCAGAGCCCAGCTAACCCCACTGAGCGGCAGGATCTGAAGGAAAAGGAGCTGGGGACACCATTCTCCCGACCAAACTCAACCAGCCCTGGAGCTAACGGGGGAGTACTGACCCCCAGAGAGGGTAGCCCCCCTGGGGACCTGGTAGTGAAGATCAAAGAAGAACCGAAGTCTGCCAAGAACTCTGACTCCGAGAACGAAGCCGAGGATCCAAGTACAGAGCAGAGAGGCCGGGATAACCCAGGAAACGAGCCATCCTCCTCCACATCCTCTCCCAAAAGCCTGCACTCCATCAAGGTTAAAACGGAAGTGTCCAGTCCCACCCCAGGATCCAGCCCAGTACATTTTGGCACGGGCTCCATGCTGCCTGGAGGGACGGTGTTTCTACCCCAGTACATGTTCAGCACAGAGGCTTCCATTGTGCCTCAAGCCTCTGAAATCCTGGCCAAAATGTCAGAGATGGTACACAGTAGATTGAAACAAGGTCAAAGTGGAGCTGTGCCTCCCTTTTACGCTGGTTCGCCCATCCAGAAAGGGGCCACCTGCTTTGAGTGTGACATCACcttcaacaacatcaacaactaCTATGTTCATAAGAGGCTGTACTGCTCCAGCCGCCATCACCAGGGAGACAATTCAGCCACTGCACCCAACACGAAGGACAGCCCTTCGACCACGGCTCCTGCATCTTCTGCATACAGCTCTCCCCCTGCCATGGGGGGCAGCCGAGCTGCATCCGTCTCTCACAGTGACACGGAGCCAGAGCCAGCAGTCAGCAGTGTGGACACCAAGATGGTCGAGGTCAAGAGCGAGGACCCCGGTTTGAAAGACACTTCTTCAGAAGGAGAGAGTGGCAGCCGCGTTAGCGAAGGCAGTCAGAGCCCGAGCAACTCTGTGGAGGATGTCGAGGATGACCCCACCAAGACGTTCTGTGAAGCCTGCAACATTCGCTTCAGCCGTCATGACAACTACATTGTTCACAAACGTTACTACTGTGCTTCAAGGCATGATCCGCCAAACCAGAGGCCAAGATCTGGCAAAGTGACCTTCTTGCCACAGCCAGTGCGAACAAGGAAGCGAAGAAAGCTGTATGAGATCCATATGGCCCGTAATGAAGCTCTGGCTAATCCAGCTCTGCCTGCAAGTATAAAACAGGAGCCCATAGCCCTAGTCGGGAGGCCACTTGAACCACCTCCCTTGCCCTTAAGCCTGATTTCGGCTTCAGTGAGCAGCACAGTGCCGTCCCCTAGCTCTAGTCCAGAAGGAGATGGTCCTATTGACCTTAGCAAGAAACCCCGTCTTCAAGAAGACCAGTTGACCATTCCTGTGCTGCCTCTTACTGACTACCACAAATGCACGGCATGCAGCATCAGCTTCAACAGCATAGAAAACTATCTAGCTCATAAGACCTATTACTGTCCTGCTACCACGCTACAACAGAAGACTTTTGAACAGCTTCACAGAATCAAAAGGCCGGCTTCTAGTTCCCCTAAATCCAGAGCTGTTGATAAACCCGAAGTTCACGTAGAACACTTAGATGTTAAGGGGATCAAAATGGAAAAGAACCCTTTGGCAATCCCCCTTCCGAATCCCACATGCACTAATTCTGCCGTCTCACCGGGCACTTCTTTGCCAAGCTCCGAGGGCACCGTTTCACGCCAGTCTCCCGTCATGAAGGCCTTACCTATTCCTCCGAATGCTTCACCGGTAGTTTGCCCATACTGTCCTCTCAATGGAGTCATCAAGGGTGACCTGATGGAGCATTTCAAAAATGTGCATGGTCTCCTGCTGACCATGCAAGGTATTGGACATGTGGCAAAGGGTAACAACATGAAGGAAGTGACTCAAAGCAGACACCAAGCAGAGAGCCACACTCCCCGTGTCAGCCCAATCCCCAGCCCCAGGGCTGCCCCCAGCACACCCCCAAAGCTGGGGTTCAAGACCCGCAGCGACAGCATGAATGGACGGGATCAAAAGGAGGCAGGTTCTCCCACCTCGCCTCTCGTGAATGGCAACCCAGTCGGACCCGGCGCCACTTCCCCGAAACTTCCCCTGCCCGTGTCACCTGCTTGCACCACCGCTGTTTCTCTTAATATCTCACCAGTGCCTGAAGCCCTGAGAGAGGCAGGACTCAAACCGCTAACCCCCCCTTTGACCGCGGACAAGCCCCTCCTCACCCCCAAGGGTCCAGCCACCCCTGTGCAGAACGGCAACAGCAGATACTGCCGCTTATGCAACATCAAGTTCAGCAGCCTCTCAACTTTTATAGCTCACAAAAAGTACTACTGCTCTTCACACAGTGCAGAGCATGTGAAATGAGCCCCCTCCCTCACCTTCACTACAGCAAGTGACTTTTCCGTTGAAACTGCACCACAAGC
This DNA window, taken from Amia ocellicauda isolate fAmiCal2 chromosome 9, fAmiCal2.hap1, whole genome shotgun sequence, encodes the following:
- the zfpm1 gene encoding zinc finger protein ZFPM1 isoform X1, with amino-acid sequence MSRRKQSKPRQIKRSIGDLEEGEDNLPDEHSLSEEEGGASDLEDSAECDDSSPAYGPLYNEEPTTNESPGTPEDGEEKEAMETGEEEQPQWNGPDELELCVANGDPKIRSRQNLLIDTIWGPYKGKIRQEDAAETQTGEQEPRLTLQTEDMDCWLTKLPFTSNETEANSTIYSEGVLVYCKVTQVVSEGECLIAILTAAPVEETPSSELGTVPVKDELSYPAVLPSEIQLLPQQAGMAAILATAVVNKDIFPCKDCGIWYRSERNLQAHLMYYCASRQKQEPASPPQEKPKDSYPNERVCPFPHCSKSCPSASSLEIHMRTHSGERPFVCLICLSAFTTKANCERHLKVHTDTLNGICHGCGFISTTRDILYSHLVTNHMVCQPGSKSEVCSPGPGLPVLPLATGLNPSETGAEMKCQMCAFLADSPTSLQQHMLTHTEGKVKGEHSPAPLQSPANPTERQDLKEKELGTPFSRPNSTSPGANGGVLTPREGSPPGDLVVKIKEEPKSAKNSDSENEAEDPSTEQRGRDNPGNEPSSSTSSPKSLHSIKVKTEVSSPTPGSSPVHFGTGSMLPGGTVFLPQYMFSTEASIVPQASEILAKMSEMVHSRLKQGQSGAVPPFYAGSPIQKGATCFECDITFNNINNYYVHKRLYCSSRHHQGDNSATAPNTKDSPSTTAPASSAYSSPPAMGGSRAASVSHSDTEPEPAVSSVDTKMVEVKSEDPGLKDTSSEGESGSRVSEGSQSPSNSVEDVEDDPTKTFCEACNIRFSRHDNYIVHKRYYCASRHDPPNQRPRSGKVTFLPQPVRTRKRRKLYEIHMARNEALANPALPASIKQEPIALVGRPLEPPPLPLSLISASVSSTVPSPSSSPEGDGPIDLSKKPRLQEDQLTIPVLPLTDYHKCTACSISFNSIENYLAHKTYYCPATTLQQKTFEQLHRIKRPASSSPKSRAVDKPEVHVEHLDVKGIKMEKNPLAIPLPNPTCTNSAVSPGTSLPSSEGTVSRQSPVMKALPIPPNASPVVCPYCPLNGVIKGDLMEHFKNVHGLLLTMQGIGHVAKGNNMKEVTQSRHQAESHTPRVSPIPSPRAAPSTPPKLGFKTRSDSMNGRDQKEAGSPTSPLVNGNPVGPGATSPKLPLPVSPACTTAVSLNISPVPEALREAGLKPLTPPLTADKPLLTPKGPATPVQNGNSRYCRLCNIKFSSLSTFIAHKKYYCSSHSAEHVK
- the zfpm1 gene encoding zinc finger protein ZFPM1 isoform X2, whose protein sequence is MSRRKQSKPRQIKRSIGDLEEGEDNLPDEHSLSEEEGGASDLEDSAECDDSSPAYGPLYNEEPTTNESPGTPEDGEEKEAMETGEEEQPQWNGPDELELCVANGDPKIRSRQNLLIDTIWGPYKGKIRQEDAAETQTGEEPRLTLQTEDMDCWLTKLPFTSNETEANSTIYSEGVLVYCKVTQVVSEGECLIAILTAAPVEETPSSELGTVPVKDELSYPAVLPSEIQLLPQQAGMAAILATAVVNKDIFPCKDCGIWYRSERNLQAHLMYYCASRQKQEPASPPQEKPKDSYPNERVCPFPHCSKSCPSASSLEIHMRTHSGERPFVCLICLSAFTTKANCERHLKVHTDTLNGICHGCGFISTTRDILYSHLVTNHMVCQPGSKSEVCSPGPGLPVLPLATGLNPSETGAEMKCQMCAFLADSPTSLQQHMLTHTEGKVKGEHSPAPLQSPANPTERQDLKEKELGTPFSRPNSTSPGANGGVLTPREGSPPGDLVVKIKEEPKSAKNSDSENEAEDPSTEQRGRDNPGNEPSSSTSSPKSLHSIKVKTEVSSPTPGSSPVHFGTGSMLPGGTVFLPQYMFSTEASIVPQASEILAKMSEMVHSRLKQGQSGAVPPFYAGSPIQKGATCFECDITFNNINNYYVHKRLYCSSRHHQGDNSATAPNTKDSPSTTAPASSAYSSPPAMGGSRAASVSHSDTEPEPAVSSVDTKMVEVKSEDPGLKDTSSEGESGSRVSEGSQSPSNSVEDVEDDPTKTFCEACNIRFSRHDNYIVHKRYYCASRHDPPNQRPRSGKVTFLPQPVRTRKRRKLYEIHMARNEALANPALPASIKQEPIALVGRPLEPPPLPLSLISASVSSTVPSPSSSPEGDGPIDLSKKPRLQEDQLTIPVLPLTDYHKCTACSISFNSIENYLAHKTYYCPATTLQQKTFEQLHRIKRPASSSPKSRAVDKPEVHVEHLDVKGIKMEKNPLAIPLPNPTCTNSAVSPGTSLPSSEGTVSRQSPVMKALPIPPNASPVVCPYCPLNGVIKGDLMEHFKNVHGLLLTMQGIGHVAKGNNMKEVTQSRHQAESHTPRVSPIPSPRAAPSTPPKLGFKTRSDSMNGRDQKEAGSPTSPLVNGNPVGPGATSPKLPLPVSPACTTAVSLNISPVPEALREAGLKPLTPPLTADKPLLTPKGPATPVQNGNSRYCRLCNIKFSSLSTFIAHKKYYCSSHSAEHVK
- the zfpm1 gene encoding zinc finger protein ZFPM1 isoform X3; this encodes MDCWLTKLPFTSNETEANSTIYSEGVLVYCKVTQVVSEGECLIAILTAAPVEETPSSELGTVPVKDELSYPAVLPSEIQLLPQQAGMAAILATAVVNKDIFPCKDCGIWYRSERNLQAHLMYYCASRQKQEPASPPQEKPKDSYPNERVCPFPHCSKSCPSASSLEIHMRTHSGERPFVCLICLSAFTTKANCERHLKVHTDTLNGICHGCGFISTTRDILYSHLVTNHMVCQPGSKSEVCSPGPGLPVLPLATGLNPSETGAEMKCQMCAFLADSPTSLQQHMLTHTEGKVKGEHSPAPLQSPANPTERQDLKEKELGTPFSRPNSTSPGANGGVLTPREGSPPGDLVVKIKEEPKSAKNSDSENEAEDPSTEQRGRDNPGNEPSSSTSSPKSLHSIKVKTEVSSPTPGSSPVHFGTGSMLPGGTVFLPQYMFSTEASIVPQASEILAKMSEMVHSRLKQGQSGAVPPFYAGSPIQKGATCFECDITFNNINNYYVHKRLYCSSRHHQGDNSATAPNTKDSPSTTAPASSAYSSPPAMGGSRAASVSHSDTEPEPAVSSVDTKMVEVKSEDPGLKDTSSEGESGSRVSEGSQSPSNSVEDVEDDPTKTFCEACNIRFSRHDNYIVHKRYYCASRHDPPNQRPRSGKVTFLPQPVRTRKRRKLYEIHMARNEALANPALPASIKQEPIALVGRPLEPPPLPLSLISASVSSTVPSPSSSPEGDGPIDLSKKPRLQEDQLTIPVLPLTDYHKCTACSISFNSIENYLAHKTYYCPATTLQQKTFEQLHRIKRPASSSPKSRAVDKPEVHVEHLDVKGIKMEKNPLAIPLPNPTCTNSAVSPGTSLPSSEGTVSRQSPVMKALPIPPNASPVVCPYCPLNGVIKGDLMEHFKNVHGLLLTMQGIGHVAKGNNMKEVTQSRHQAESHTPRVSPIPSPRAAPSTPPKLGFKTRSDSMNGRDQKEAGSPTSPLVNGNPVGPGATSPKLPLPVSPACTTAVSLNISPVPEALREAGLKPLTPPLTADKPLLTPKGPATPVQNGNSRYCRLCNIKFSSLSTFIAHKKYYCSSHSAEHVK